The Streptomyces sp. HUAS CB01 genome has a segment encoding these proteins:
- the hisN gene encoding histidinol-phosphatase — translation MADYHDDLRLAHVLADAADAATMDRFKALDLKVETKPDMTPVSEADKAAEELIRYQLQRARPRDAILGEEYGIEGTGPRRWVVDPIDGTKNYVRGVPVWATLISLMEAGEGGYQPVVGVVSAPALGRRWWAAKGAGAYTGRSLTSATRLHVSKVANLSDASFAYSSLGGWEERGRLDGFLDLTRAVWRTRGYGDFWPYMMVAEGSVDICAEPELSLWDMAAPAIVVQEAGGTFTGLDGLHGPHSGNAAASNGLLHEELLEYLNRG, via the coding sequence ATGGCCGACTACCACGATGATCTGCGTCTCGCCCATGTCCTCGCGGACGCCGCCGACGCGGCGACCATGGACCGGTTCAAGGCACTCGACCTCAAGGTCGAGACCAAGCCGGACATGACCCCGGTGAGCGAGGCCGACAAGGCGGCCGAGGAGCTGATCCGCTACCAGCTCCAGCGCGCCCGGCCGCGCGACGCGATCCTCGGCGAGGAGTACGGCATCGAGGGCACCGGCCCCCGGCGCTGGGTCGTCGACCCGATCGACGGCACGAAGAACTACGTCCGCGGGGTTCCCGTGTGGGCGACGCTGATCTCCCTGATGGAGGCCGGTGAGGGCGGCTACCAGCCGGTCGTGGGCGTGGTCTCGGCCCCCGCGCTGGGCCGCCGCTGGTGGGCGGCGAAGGGCGCGGGCGCGTACACCGGACGGAGCCTGACCTCCGCGACACGGCTCCACGTCTCGAAGGTGGCGAACCTGTCCGACGCCTCGTTCGCGTACTCCTCGCTCGGCGGCTGGGAGGAGCGGGGCCGGCTCGACGGCTTCCTGGACCTGACCCGGGCGGTCTGGCGGACCCGCGGCTACGGCGATTTCTGGCCGTACATGATGGTCGCCGAGGGCTCGGTCGACATCTGCGCCGAGCCGGAACTGTCCCTCTGGGACATGGCGGCGCCCGCGATCGTCGTCCAGGAGGCGGGCGGCACGTTCACCGGCCTGGACGGGCTCCACGGGCCGCACAGCGGAAACGCGGCCGCCTCCAACGGTCTGTTGCACGAGGAACTGCTGGAGTACCTCAACCGCGGCTGA
- a CDS encoding TetR/AcrR family transcriptional regulator, whose amino-acid sequence MPTAREALLHAALTALAGRPWAAVRMVDVASAASVSRQTLYNEFGSKDGLARALVRREADAFLNGVDRVLAERAGTAEQLVRLAEWTVGEARSRPLLRALLTGSWSDRLPAPRPVVRSAAGPGVPAQRRADAGHPAPGELVAAVRDRAFAALEQGCGRRPEEEAAEAAQRCELAVRLALSCVVAGPPEAVGRLVRAAISGPGWRAAGR is encoded by the coding sequence ATGCCCACAGCGCGCGAGGCACTGCTGCACGCCGCTCTCACCGCTCTCGCCGGCCGGCCCTGGGCCGCCGTCCGGATGGTCGACGTCGCTTCGGCGGCGAGCGTCTCCCGGCAGACGCTCTACAACGAGTTCGGCAGCAAGGACGGCCTCGCCCGCGCGCTGGTGCGGCGCGAGGCCGACGCCTTTCTCAACGGCGTGGACCGGGTGCTCGCGGAGCGGGCCGGGACCGCCGAGCAGCTGGTCCGCCTGGCGGAGTGGACCGTGGGGGAGGCGCGCTCCCGGCCGCTGCTGCGCGCCCTGCTCACGGGTTCCTGGAGTGATCGGCTCCCCGCGCCGAGGCCCGTCGTCCGGTCCGCCGCGGGGCCGGGTGTCCCCGCCCAGCGGCGGGCGGACGCGGGTCACCCCGCCCCCGGTGAGCTGGTGGCGGCGGTGCGGGACCGCGCGTTCGCCGCGCTGGAGCAGGGCTGCGGCCGTCGGCCGGAGGAGGAGGCCGCGGAGGCCGCCCAGCGCTGTGAGCTGGCCGTGCGGCTCGCGCTGTCCTGTGTGGTCGCGGGGCCGCCCGAGGCTGTCGGCCGGCTGGTCCGTGCGGCGATCAGTGGGCCGGGCTGGAGAGCTGCAGGCCGATGA
- a CDS encoding DMT family transporter, with amino-acid sequence MAWLLVIVAGFLETGFAICLKLSHGFTRLWPTIAFAIFAMSSFGLLTLSLRKLDVGPAYAVWTGIGASGTAIYGMIFLGEVASTLKIVSIGLVIAGVIGLQLSSPAH; translated from the coding sequence ATGGCGTGGCTGCTCGTGATCGTCGCCGGTTTCCTCGAGACGGGGTTCGCCATCTGCCTGAAGCTGTCGCACGGCTTCACCCGGCTCTGGCCGACCATCGCGTTCGCGATCTTCGCGATGAGCAGCTTCGGGCTGCTGACGCTCTCCCTCCGGAAGCTCGACGTCGGCCCGGCCTATGCCGTGTGGACGGGCATCGGGGCGTCGGGCACGGCGATCTACGGAATGATCTTCCTCGGTGAGGTCGCCTCGACGCTGAAGATCGTCTCGATCGGGCTGGTGATCGCCGGGGTCATCGGCCTGCAGCTCTCCAGCCCGGCCCACTGA